TGGATGACTCGTCGTTGGATCGGCCTGTGGAGGAGGAGCGATCCGGGCGGAGTGCTCCTGCGCCGGTGAGGCCGCCCCGGATACGCTCGACCGATGAGCATCCTCAGCGCCGACGGCCTCGCCTTCGTGACCGACCGGCACCTGGCCACCCTGTCGACACCGTGGCAGCAGGGGCGACTGCACGTCGTCGCCGTCGGCTTCACCTACGAGGAGGGCGTCGTCCGCGTCATCACCTCGCGCGAGAGCCAGAAGGTGCTCAACGTCCGCCGCGGCGGCACCGCGACCGTCAGCCAGGTCGACGGGATCCGCTGGCTGAGCCTCGGCGGGCCGGCGACGATCGAGGAGGAGCCGGAGGCCGTCGCGCACGCGGTCGAGCTCTACTCGGCCCGGTACCGCACGCCGCGCCCCAACCCGCTCCGCGTCGCCATCCGCATCGACGTCGACTTCGCCCTCGCCTCTTCGGGCCTGCGCGCCTGATCGTGACTCGAAGCGATGCGCTCCGAGCAGCGGGCGGCACGTCATCCTTGCGCACCTACCGCTACGTGCGCCTCGCTCTCCTCGCCTCCGTCGTCTTCCTCTCCGTCGCGGTCGCGCAGCAGATCGTCGCAGGCGTGCCGTTGCGCTCCATCAGCGCGCTCTACTACACGCCGGGCCGCTCGGTCTTCGTCGGAGCCCTCTTCGCTGTGTCCCTCGCTCTCGTGGTGCTGGCAGGGAAGAGCCGCCGACGGTTCCTGCTGCTGCTCGCCGGGATGACGACGCCGGTCATCGCCCTGGTGCCCCCACCGCTACCGAGCGGCGAACTGCGCGCCCTCACCGGGTCGGGGTGCCCCTCCGGCATGGACCGCTGCCCACCCCCCGAGGCGACCGACGCCGCAGCCGTCGGCGTGCTCTCGTATCTCGTGGTCGCCGCGCTGGTGCTGACGGCCTCGATCGTGCTCGCGGCGGCCGAACGCAGGCTGGACCGCGCTCTCGCTGTCCGCACGGTCCTGGCGATCGCCCTGCTCGTCGCGCTCGGTGCGTGGTCGCCCTACCCCTCGTTCGACTACCTCGGACACTACGCCGCGGCCGCGCTGTTCTTCTTCTTCATCGCCGCAGCGGCCGGGGTGCATTCCGCGGCGCTGCCGGAGGAGGGAACGAGAGGGCCCGGATCGGCTCGCTTCCACTCGATCTCGAACGGCGTCCTGTCGGTGCTGATCTCAGGGGTCGACGTCGCGCTGGTCCTCCTGGTGCTCTCGGGTACCGCGGAACGGGTACTCGGTCCTCAATGGCTGCTCATCGGTGAGGCCGCGGGGCTGGGACTGTTCGCCGCCTTCTGGGTGCTCCAGACGGTCGAGAACTGGAATGAGTCGAACGCAGCGGCACGCTGAGACGCGGTCCTCGCACTCGTCGCCCTACCCTTCCTCCCCCCTACGCGGTCTCCAGACCCTCGAGAACGCGGACACCGGACGCCTCCCTTCGCTGCCCCCCGAATGCGGCGCAATATCTCGCACGGCAGGGTGAGCTGTCAACCTCCGTTACCCCGCGGAAACGCGGATCTACGGTCGGAACCGACGACGACGCTCACCCCACACCCCTACGGACGGACCCCCTCCGCCCGCTCTGCAGCGACGTCTCAGCGCGATCCCATCCCTCGACGAAGAAGGAAGTCACATGATCGACAGCACTGCGATCGACAGCATCATCGGTTCCCCCGTCCACGGCTCCGACGGAGACAAGATCGGCTCGGTCGAGCAGGTCTACGTCGCCGACGAGACCGGCACCCCCGTGTGGGCCACGGTCCGCACCGGACTGTTCGGCACCTCGGAGTCGTTCGTCCCGCTCGAGGGCGCGTCGTTCGACGACGGCCGCCTGAGCGTCGCCTACGACAAGTCCTTCGTGAAGGACGCGCCCCGCATCGACGCCGACGGCGCCCTCAACGCCGACGAGGAGGCGGACCTCTACCGCTACTACAACCTCACCGGTGCGGCC
The genomic region above belongs to Rathayibacter sp. VKM Ac-2759 and contains:
- a CDS encoding pyridoxamine 5'-phosphate oxidase family protein, whose amino-acid sequence is MSILSADGLAFVTDRHLATLSTPWQQGRLHVVAVGFTYEEGVVRVITSRESQKVLNVRRGGTATVSQVDGIRWLSLGGPATIEEEPEAVAHAVELYSARYRTPRPNPLRVAIRIDVDFALASSGLRA